DNA sequence from the Hippopotamus amphibius kiboko isolate mHipAmp2 chromosome 1, mHipAmp2.hap2, whole genome shotgun sequence genome:
tttttttttcctttttctatatctttctcATGTCCCTCTGCTATGATTTCAGAGGCACATGTCTGAGAAGGTGTAAGGCCCTTGTATCCTTCCTGACAACACTTTACTCTGTACACAAATTATCCTGTTGGGACCTCATGAGAGAAAATGATGATAGGATTTACTTGTGAGCTTGCCCACCATTACAGAAATTGTAATGACCTTTCTTGCAGATGCTGttttcagaaaaaacaaaaaacaaaaaaaaacacatgaaaacaaaacTTTGCTTGGTTCtttcaagcaaacaaacaaacaaaaaattggaaaatttttataagaaaagagaAGGTTTTCTCTGGGATGATGAAACAATTTGCCAAACAGTgagaaagaaggcaaaaattTGTTTGAAAAGAGCTGAAGAGATTAAAGCACATTCTCAGAGATTTGAGAGATACTATCTGATGTTATTACACAagttttggcttttctctctgtaggAATTCCTTCTTGTGAACACTGTCATATAATTTCTTTCCGATCCTAAGACTCCAGAAAGATGTCTTATCAACAGCAGCAGTGCAAGCAGCCCTGCCATCCACCTCCAGTGTGCCCACCAAAGTGCCCTGAGCCTTGCCCACCTATAAAGTGTCCAGAGCCTTGCCCACCTATAAAGTGTCCTGATCCATGCCCACCTCAGCAGTGCCAGCAGAAATGCCCTCCTGTGCCACCTCCCCAACCATGTGAGCCGAAGTGCCCACCCAAGTGCAAATAACTGCTGCAGATTTCATCTAGATCAGGAAAGGATAAGGACAATTGGCTCACCTAGTTCCCCAGCTCCACCTTCACCTTCACTTCAAAGAGCATCATGGATAGAGAAGAAGCTTCTCCACCCTTCAGCCTGCAATATGCCTGTGGTGATGCTGACAGCCTGAGGTTTCCTTCCTGAGGTGACTGTACTGCTTTTCCTGGGAGGTAGCTGAGAGAGCATGACAGAGCTTCAGAAGGAAGAGCAGCAGCTCTCCTCCTGGGCACCATCAGAGGATTCTCTCGCTTTCTTCCATATCTGTCTGTTACCTGGGCAGGGGTTTGTACCAGCTGAGCAGTTGTTACTTCTTCTCCATTTCCTGAATAAATTACAGTTCTTTGTGTGATAataaagtgttttctttcttttaaaactgctttaaGCAATATCATATCATCATCTTGGTTTTTTCTATCCTTATGTGATGCCAAGGTTCAAGCTCTCAACAGAATCAGTGTTATCTGAATTTTGAGACATGGCAAAGATTAtttctatataatttaaaatccatgttattttgttaattattgcTTGATTGATTTGAGGAACAAATTATTTAACTCCTCAGGATTTCAGTCCTTTACTGaaattgggaaaataatattACACTGCAAACTTCTCTTAGGCATAAAAATTACATGAATGTGTGTAATTTAGTTGGCACCATGCTAGACACACAATTGGTACTTTGTGAGTCAACAGATCATTCATTGTCTCGGTctttatcaccatcaccaccatcacaaccaccaccacgTTTGCTTCAGCAAGAAAATGGCTCAGACATAACTAG
Encoded proteins:
- the LOC130846205 gene encoding small proline-rich protein 2E-like, whose translation is MSYQQQQCKQPCHPPPVCPPKCPEPCPPIKCPEPCPPIKCPDPCPPQQCQQKCPPVPPPQPCEPKCPPKCK